In Verrucomicrobiota bacterium, a single window of DNA contains:
- a CDS encoding ecotin family protein, translated as MKIFVQQIIGVWLVLWALSGLASAGDKPMFADAASKWEKAYPEAKQGMVRYVLHLQPQPDEFACQVDLIVGKTIETDGANHYAFGGEIVQDDVPGWGYPRYTARPQELAQTLMAPPPNAPNVKKFVTLTGPYLIRYNSLLPVVVYVPEGFEVRYRIWKAQPENPIPKG; from the coding sequence ATGAAAATATTCGTGCAGCAAATAATAGGTGTCTGGTTGGTTTTATGGGCTCTTTCAGGCCTGGCCTCGGCCGGGGATAAGCCGATGTTCGCGGATGCGGCCAGCAAGTGGGAGAAGGCCTATCCGGAGGCCAAACAGGGTATGGTGCGGTATGTTCTCCACCTTCAGCCACAGCCGGATGAGTTCGCCTGCCAAGTGGATTTGATCGTGGGCAAGACCATTGAAACCGACGGAGCCAACCATTACGCGTTCGGGGGCGAGATTGTGCAAGATGACGTCCCGGGCTGGGGATATCCCCGTTACACGGCTCGCCCGCAAGAACTCGCGCAGACACTGATGGCACCCCCGCCCAATGCGCCCAACGTGAAAAAATTTGTTACCCTAACCGGGCCCTACCTGATCCGCTACAACAGCCTTTTGCCCGTCGTGGTGTATGTGCCGGAAGGTTTTGAAGTGCGCTATCGAATCTGGAAAGCCCAACCGGAAAACCCCATTCCGAAAGGTTGA